One segment of Enterobacter ludwigii DNA contains the following:
- the ureC gene encoding urease subunit alpha: MAEISRQAYADMFGPTTGDKVRLADSELWIEVENDLTVYGEEVKFGGGKVIRDGMGQGQMTSDGCVDLVLTNALIIDHWGIVKADIGVKNGRIFAVGKAGNPDIQPGVTIPIGAATEVIAAEGKIVTAGGIDTHIHWICPQQAEEALVSGVTTMIGGGTGPAAGTNATTCTPGPWYIARMLQAADTLPVNIGLLGKGNGSNPDALREQIAAGAIGLKIHEDWGATPAAINCSLAVAEEMDIQVALHSDTLNESGFVEDTLTAIGGRTIHTFHTEGAGGGHAPDIITACAHPNILPSSTNPTLPYTVNTIDEHLDMLMVCHHLDPDIAEDVAFAESRIRRETIAAEDVLHDIGAFSLTSSDSQAMGRVGEVIIRTWQVAHRMKVQRGALPEETGNNDNFRVKRYIAKYTINPALTHGIAHEVGSIEAGKLADLVVWSPAFFGVKPATIVKGGMIACAPMGDINASIPTPQPVHYRPMFGSLGAARHATRLTFVSQAADAKGISHQLSLQSGIAVVKGCRTVKKADMIHNSLQPNITVDAQTYEVRVDGELITSEPADVLPMAQRYFLF, translated from the coding sequence ATGGCTGAAATTTCACGTCAGGCCTACGCCGATATGTTCGGCCCCACCACTGGCGATAAAGTGCGTCTGGCCGACAGCGAGCTGTGGATAGAAGTGGAAAACGATCTCACGGTCTACGGCGAAGAGGTCAAATTCGGTGGCGGGAAGGTGATCCGCGACGGTATGGGCCAGGGGCAGATGACATCCGACGGCTGCGTGGATCTGGTGCTGACCAACGCGCTGATTATCGATCACTGGGGGATCGTTAAAGCCGATATTGGCGTAAAAAACGGGCGGATCTTTGCCGTGGGTAAAGCCGGCAACCCGGATATACAGCCCGGGGTCACGATCCCAATTGGCGCAGCGACAGAAGTGATCGCCGCCGAAGGGAAAATTGTCACCGCCGGCGGGATCGACACGCACATCCACTGGATCTGCCCGCAGCAGGCGGAAGAGGCGCTGGTCTCTGGCGTCACCACCATGATTGGCGGGGGCACGGGCCCTGCGGCAGGCACCAACGCCACGACCTGTACGCCGGGGCCCTGGTATATCGCACGAATGTTGCAGGCGGCCGATACACTACCGGTGAATATCGGCCTGCTTGGCAAAGGTAATGGTTCCAACCCTGATGCCCTGCGCGAGCAGATCGCAGCGGGTGCCATCGGGCTGAAGATCCACGAAGACTGGGGCGCGACGCCTGCCGCCATCAACTGCTCACTGGCGGTGGCGGAGGAGATGGATATTCAGGTGGCGCTGCACAGCGACACGCTGAACGAATCCGGGTTTGTTGAGGACACGCTGACGGCTATCGGCGGGCGGACCATTCACACCTTCCATACGGAAGGGGCGGGCGGCGGACATGCACCGGATATTATTACTGCCTGCGCGCACCCGAATATTCTGCCCTCCTCCACTAACCCGACGCTGCCCTACACGGTGAATACCATCGACGAGCATCTCGACATGCTGATGGTGTGTCACCACCTCGATCCGGATATCGCCGAGGACGTGGCCTTTGCTGAATCACGCATTCGCCGGGAGACCATCGCTGCGGAAGATGTCCTTCACGATATCGGCGCCTTCTCGCTGACCTCGTCCGACTCCCAGGCAATGGGTCGCGTCGGCGAAGTGATTATTCGTACCTGGCAGGTGGCGCACCGTATGAAGGTTCAGCGCGGCGCACTGCCGGAAGAGACCGGGAACAACGATAACTTCCGCGTGAAACGCTATATCGCCAAATACACCATTAACCCGGCGCTGACCCACGGGATTGCTCATGAAGTGGGCTCGATTGAGGCCGGGAAACTGGCGGATTTAGTGGTCTGGTCCCCCGCGTTCTTTGGCGTCAAACCCGCCACCATTGTGAAAGGCGGGATGATCGCCTGCGCGCCGATGGGGGATATCAACGCCTCTATCCCAACGCCGCAACCGGTCCATTACCGTCCGATGTTTGGCTCGCTGGGTGCCGCACGCCATGCGACGCGGCTGACGTTTGTCTCACAGGCTGCCGATGCGAAGGGCATTTCGCACCAGCTCAGCCTGCAGAGCGGCATAGCCGTTGTAAAAGGCTGCCGCACGGTGAAAAAGGCCGACATGATCCACAACAGCCTGCAGCCCAACATCACCGTTGATGCACAAACTTACGAGGTTCGCGTTGATGGCGAGCTCATTACCAGCGAGCCGGCAGACGTTCTGCCGATGGCCCAACGCTATTTCCTGTTTTAA
- the rpsU gene encoding 30S ribosomal protein S21: MPVIKVRENEPFDVALRRFKRSCEKAGVLAEVRRREFYEKPTTERKRAKASAVKRHAKKLARENARRTRLY, translated from the coding sequence ATGCCGGTAATTAAAGTACGTGAAAACGAGCCGTTCGACGTTGCACTGCGTCGCTTCAAACGTTCATGCGAGAAAGCAGGTGTTCTGGCTGAAGTTCGTCGTCGTGAGTTCTATGAAAAACCAACGACCGAACGTAAGCGCGCTAAAGCTTCTGCTGTGAAACGTCACGCGAAGAAACTGGCTCGCGAAAACGCACGCCGTACTCGTCTGTACTAA
- the tsaD gene encoding tRNA (adenosine(37)-N6)-threonylcarbamoyltransferase complex transferase subunit TsaD yields MRVLGIETSCDETGIAIYDDEKGLLANQLYSQVKLHADYGGVVPELASRDHVRKTVPLIQAALKEAGLSSTDIDAVAYTAGPGLVGALLVGATVGRSLAFAWDVPAIPVHHMEGHLLAPMLEDNPPAFPFVALLVSGGHTQLISVTGIGKYELLGESIDDAAGEAFDKTAKLLGLDYPGGPMLSKMASQGTEGRFVFPRPMTDRPGLDFSFSGLKTFAANTIRNNDDSEQTRADIARAFEDAVVDTLMIKCKRALEKTGFKRLVMAGGVSANRTLRAKLAQMMQKRGGEVFYARPEFCTDNGAMIAYAGMVRLNAGATADLSVSVRPRWPLAELPEA; encoded by the coding sequence ATGCGTGTACTGGGTATTGAAACATCCTGCGATGAGACCGGCATCGCCATTTACGACGACGAAAAAGGGCTTCTTGCCAACCAACTGTATAGTCAGGTGAAATTACACGCTGACTACGGCGGCGTCGTGCCTGAACTGGCTTCTCGTGACCACGTGCGTAAAACGGTTCCCCTGATTCAGGCGGCGCTGAAAGAAGCCGGGTTGAGCTCTACTGATATTGATGCTGTAGCGTATACCGCAGGCCCAGGCCTGGTGGGTGCGCTGCTGGTCGGCGCAACGGTGGGCCGTTCGCTGGCATTCGCGTGGGATGTGCCGGCCATTCCGGTTCACCATATGGAAGGGCATCTTCTGGCGCCGATGCTGGAAGATAATCCGCCTGCGTTTCCTTTTGTGGCGCTGCTGGTTTCAGGTGGCCATACCCAGCTGATTAGCGTAACGGGGATTGGCAAGTATGAGCTGCTCGGCGAGTCCATTGACGACGCAGCCGGTGAGGCCTTCGACAAAACGGCCAAACTGCTGGGCCTGGATTATCCTGGCGGTCCGATGCTCTCGAAAATGGCATCGCAGGGCACGGAAGGGCGTTTCGTCTTCCCGCGTCCGATGACTGACCGTCCAGGGCTGGATTTCAGCTTTTCCGGTCTGAAAACCTTCGCGGCCAATACCATTCGCAATAACGACGATAGCGAGCAGACCCGTGCTGATATCGCCCGTGCGTTCGAAGACGCGGTGGTCGATACCCTGATGATCAAATGCAAACGCGCACTGGAAAAGACCGGCTTTAAGCGTCTGGTGATGGCCGGGGGCGTCAGCGCCAACCGCACGTTGCGTGCAAAACTCGCGCAGATGATGCAAAAGCGTGGTGGGGAAGTATTTTATGCCCGTCCGGAATTCTGTACCGATAACGGGGCGATGATCGCCTACGCGGGTATGGTACGTCTGAACGCTGGCGCGACCGCCGATCTGAGCGTCTCTGTACGTCCACGCTGGCCGCTGGCGGAGTTGCCGGAGGCGTAA
- the dnaG gene encoding DNA primase: protein MAGRIPRVFINDLLARTDIVDLIDARVKLKKQGKNYHACCPFHNEKTPSFTVNGEKQFYHCFGCGAHGNAVDFLMNYDKLEFVETVEELAAMHNLEVPYEAGSGPSQIERHQRQTLYQLMDGLNSFYQQSLKHAAAEPARQYLTARGLSDDVIARFAIGYAPPGWDNVLKRFGGNSEDRKSLIDAGMLVTNDQGRSYDRFRERVMFPIRDKRGRVIGFGGRVLGDALPKYLNSPETDIFHKGRQLYGLYEALKDNAEPPRLLVVEGYMDVVALAQYDINYAVASLGTSTTADHIQLLYRVTNNVICCYDGDRAGRDAAWRALETALPYMTDGRQLRFMFLPDGEDPDTLVRKEGKAAFEARMEQAQPLSTFLFNSLMPQVDLSTPDGRAQLSTLALPLISQVPGETLRIYLRQELGNKLGILDDSQLERLMPKQSENGAVRPAPQLKRTTMRILIGLLVQNPELAPQVPSLAGLNHEKLPGLGLFSELVNTCLSQPGLTTGQLLEHYRGTKEAATLEKLSMWDDIADKDIAEKTFTDSLNHMFDSMLELRQEELIARERTHGLSSEERRELWMLNQELAKK, encoded by the coding sequence ATGGCCGGACGAATCCCACGCGTATTCATCAATGACCTGCTAGCCAGAACCGACATCGTCGATCTCATCGACGCGCGGGTAAAGCTGAAAAAGCAGGGCAAGAACTACCATGCGTGCTGTCCTTTCCATAACGAAAAAACCCCCTCCTTCACCGTAAACGGTGAAAAGCAGTTTTACCATTGCTTCGGCTGTGGTGCTCACGGTAATGCTGTCGATTTTTTAATGAACTACGACAAGCTCGAGTTCGTTGAAACCGTCGAAGAACTGGCGGCGATGCACAACCTTGAAGTGCCGTATGAAGCAGGCAGTGGACCAAGCCAGATCGAGCGCCATCAACGGCAAACGCTGTACCAACTGATGGATGGTCTGAACTCGTTTTATCAACAGTCTCTTAAGCACGCTGCTGCTGAGCCTGCGCGTCAGTACCTGACAGCGCGCGGACTGAGTGACGATGTGATTGCGCGTTTCGCTATTGGTTACGCCCCGCCCGGCTGGGACAACGTGTTAAAGCGTTTTGGCGGCAATAGCGAAGATCGTAAGTCTCTTATCGATGCCGGCATGCTGGTCACCAATGACCAGGGACGAAGCTACGACCGCTTCCGCGAACGGGTGATGTTCCCGATCCGCGACAAGCGTGGCCGGGTGATTGGTTTTGGTGGTCGCGTGCTGGGTGATGCCCTGCCGAAGTACCTCAACTCCCCGGAGACCGATATTTTTCATAAAGGCCGCCAGCTTTACGGTCTTTATGAGGCGCTGAAGGATAACGCGGAACCTCCGCGCCTTCTGGTCGTCGAAGGCTATATGGATGTCGTTGCGCTGGCGCAGTACGACATCAACTATGCGGTTGCATCTCTGGGCACCTCGACCACAGCCGATCACATTCAGCTGCTGTACAGGGTGACTAACAATGTCATCTGCTGTTACGACGGTGACCGTGCAGGGCGCGACGCCGCCTGGCGTGCGCTGGAAACCGCACTGCCTTATATGACCGACGGGCGTCAGTTACGCTTTATGTTCCTGCCCGACGGTGAAGACCCGGATACGCTGGTGCGTAAAGAGGGCAAAGCGGCGTTTGAAGCGCGGATGGAGCAGGCTCAGCCGCTCTCCACGTTTTTGTTTAACAGCCTGATGCCGCAGGTCGATTTGAGTACCCCTGACGGGCGCGCGCAGCTCAGCACGCTGGCGCTGCCGTTAATCAGTCAGGTGCCCGGCGAAACGCTGCGCATCTATCTGCGTCAGGAGCTAGGCAACAAGCTCGGCATTCTGGATGACAGTCAGCTTGAACGTTTAATGCCTAAACAGTCTGAAAACGGTGCGGTTCGTCCCGCGCCTCAGCTAAAACGCACAACCATGCGTATACTGATAGGGTTACTGGTTCAAAACCCCGAACTTGCTCCGCAAGTGCCATCACTGGCGGGTTTGAACCACGAAAAATTGCCCGGGCTTGGCTTATTTTCAGAATTGGTCAACACTTGTTTGTCTCAGCCAGGTCTGACCACCGGACAACTTTTAGAACATTATCGCGGCACAAAAGAGGCTGCTACCCTTGAAAAATTGTCGATGTGGGACGATATAGCAGATAAGGACATTGCAGAAAAAACGTTCACCGACTCACTCAACCATATGTTTGATTCGATGCTTGAGCTGCGCCAGGAAGAGTTGATAGCTCGCGAGCGCACACACGGCTTAAGCAGCGAAGAACGCCGGGAACTCTGGATGCTGAACCAGGAGCTGGCAAAAAAATGA
- a CDS encoding urease subunit gamma: protein MELTPREKDKLLLFTAALVAERRLARGVKLNYPESVALISAFIMEGARDGETVASLMEAGRHVLTRDQVMEGVPEMIPDIQVEATFPDGSKLVTVHNPIV from the coding sequence ATGGAACTGACCCCCAGAGAAAAAGACAAGCTGTTGCTGTTTACCGCTGCGCTGGTTGCCGAACGCCGCCTTGCGCGCGGGGTAAAACTGAATTACCCGGAATCAGTCGCGCTGATCAGCGCGTTTATTATGGAAGGCGCCCGCGATGGCGAAACCGTCGCCTCACTGATGGAAGCGGGCCGTCACGTCCTGACGCGCGACCAGGTGATGGAAGGCGTACCGGAGATGATCCCCGACATTCAGGTGGAAGCGACGTTCCCGGACGGATCAAAGCTCGTCACCGTCCATAACCCGATCGTATAA
- the ureE gene encoding urease accessory protein UreE, with amino-acid sequence MIYLTQRLDHAHPITASVTLPIDVRVKSRARVALNDGREAGLMLPRGLLLRGGDLLTTDDGSEVIEVIAAPESVSVVRCDDPFLLARACYHLGNRHVPLQIMPGELRYHHDHVLDDMLRQFGLEVTFATLPFEPEAGAYTSDAHSHSHSHAHSH; translated from the coding sequence ATGATCTACCTGACCCAACGCCTTGACCATGCCCATCCGATAACCGCCAGCGTCACGCTGCCGATTGATGTCCGGGTGAAAAGCCGCGCCCGCGTGGCGCTGAATGACGGTCGCGAAGCCGGGCTGATGCTGCCGCGCGGCCTGCTGCTGCGCGGGGGAGATCTGCTGACCACTGACGACGGCAGCGAGGTGATCGAGGTGATCGCCGCGCCGGAATCGGTCTCCGTGGTGCGCTGCGACGATCCATTCCTGCTCGCCCGCGCCTGCTACCACCTCGGCAACCGCCACGTGCCGCTGCAGATCATGCCCGGCGAGCTGCGCTATCACCACGATCATGTGCTCGATGACATGCTGCGCCAGTTCGGACTCGAGGTGACATTTGCCACCCTCCCGTTTGAACCGGAAGCAGGGGCGTATACCAGCGATGCCCACAGCCATAGTCACTCTCACGCTCATTCACATTAA
- a CDS encoding urease accessory protein UreD: MLAAQVTDNSYKGWQASLALQFCYTPEKTLLHAAHHIGPLTVQRPFYPEGDTCHLYLLHPPGGIVGGDTLDISVHLDAKSHALITMPGASKFYRSSGPQACLNQHFWLDDEATLEWLPQDTIIFPGANAALRSVFHLKASSTLLAWELYCLGRPVIGETFSHGTLESRLEIWVDDEPRLIERQHLSNGDLTPVAGLPWVGTLLFFPAREAHLETVRELLTPLSHFAGATLTDDLLSVRFLSHDNLICQRVMRDIWQSLRPLLTPKTACSPRIWQT; the protein is encoded by the coding sequence ATGTTAGCAGCTCAGGTCACTGATAATTCTTACAAAGGCTGGCAGGCATCGCTCGCCCTGCAGTTTTGTTACACCCCTGAGAAAACCCTCCTGCACGCTGCTCATCACATCGGGCCCCTCACCGTACAGCGACCTTTTTATCCCGAAGGCGACACCTGCCACCTGTATTTACTGCACCCGCCAGGCGGGATAGTCGGCGGCGATACGCTGGATATTTCGGTGCATCTGGACGCGAAAAGCCATGCGCTGATCACCATGCCCGGCGCGAGCAAGTTCTATCGCAGCAGCGGTCCGCAGGCCTGTCTCAATCAGCACTTCTGGCTCGACGATGAGGCTACGCTGGAGTGGCTGCCGCAGGACACCATTATCTTTCCCGGTGCGAATGCCGCCCTGCGTTCCGTTTTTCATCTGAAGGCTTCCAGTACGCTGCTGGCGTGGGAATTGTACTGTCTGGGTCGCCCGGTGATCGGCGAAACCTTCAGCCACGGCACGCTGGAAAGCCGCCTTGAGATCTGGGTCGACGATGAGCCACGGCTGATTGAACGTCAGCACCTCAGCAATGGCGATCTCACGCCCGTTGCAGGTCTCCCGTGGGTCGGCACGCTGCTGTTCTTTCCGGCCAGGGAAGCGCACCTCGAAACGGTGCGCGAGCTGCTGACGCCGCTGAGCCACTTTGCCGGGGCAACGCTCACAGACGATCTGCTGTCGGTGCGTTTTCTCTCCCACGACAACCTGATTTGCCAGCGGGTGATGCGCGATATCTGGCAGTCGCTTCGCCCGCTTTTAACCCCCAAAACCGCCTGTTCGCCGCGTATCTGGCAGACATAA
- the ureG gene encoding urease accessory protein UreG, which produces MADYKHPLRVGVGGPVGSGKTALLEALCKAMRDTYHLAVVTNDIYTKEDQRILTEAGALEPERIVGVETGGCPHTAIREDASMNLAAVEALSEKFGNLDLIFVESGGDNLSATFSPELADLTIYVIDVAEGEKIPRKGGPGITKSDFLVINKTDLAPYVGASLEVMERDTHRMRGERPWTFTNLKAGDGLATIVTFLEEKGMLRV; this is translated from the coding sequence ATGGCTGATTACAAACATCCCCTGCGCGTGGGCGTGGGCGGCCCGGTGGGGTCGGGCAAAACCGCGTTACTGGAAGCACTCTGCAAAGCAATGCGCGACACCTATCACCTGGCAGTGGTGACCAACGATATCTACACCAAAGAGGACCAGCGCATTCTCACCGAAGCGGGCGCCCTTGAGCCAGAGCGCATCGTGGGCGTGGAGACGGGCGGCTGCCCGCATACCGCAATCCGGGAAGATGCCTCAATGAACCTGGCGGCAGTGGAAGCGTTAAGCGAAAAGTTCGGCAATCTGGATCTGATCTTCGTTGAAAGCGGCGGTGACAACCTGAGCGCCACCTTCAGCCCGGAGCTGGCTGACCTGACGATCTATGTGATTGACGTCGCTGAAGGGGAGAAGATCCCGCGTAAGGGCGGCCCAGGGATTACCAAATCCGATTTTCTGGTGATCAACAAAACCGACCTGGCACCCTATGTGGGGGCCTCACTGGAGGTGATGGAGCGTGACACCCACCGCATGCGCGGCGAGCGCCCGTGGACCTTCACCAATCTGAAGGCGGGCGACGGACTGGCAACGATCGTGACATTTCTGGAAGAGAAAGGGATGTTGCGGGTGTAA
- a CDS encoding urease accessory protein UreF, protein MEHVRQRLRLMQLSSSSLPVGSFTWSQGLEWAVEAGWVPDAEAFKNWQILQMEQSFFCVDLPLFSRLYQACEQNDLATATRWTAYLLACRETRELREEERNRGAAFTRLLKSWEPDCPAEWQTLFMQSQLSGMAWLGVRWGISAHELALSLGYSWIESAVMAGVKLVPFGQQAAQQLIIDLSDHFAAGLEPAFLRGDDALGAATPLSAIASARHETQYSRLFRS, encoded by the coding sequence ATGGAGCACGTCCGCCAGCGGCTGCGCCTGATGCAGCTCTCCAGCAGCAGCCTTCCGGTCGGGTCATTCACCTGGTCGCAGGGGCTGGAGTGGGCCGTTGAAGCAGGCTGGGTCCCCGATGCTGAGGCGTTCAAAAACTGGCAGATCCTGCAGATGGAGCAGAGCTTTTTCTGTGTCGATCTGCCGCTGTTTTCCCGACTTTATCAGGCGTGCGAGCAAAACGATTTGGCGACGGCAACACGCTGGACGGCCTACCTTCTCGCCTGCCGGGAAACGCGTGAACTGCGTGAAGAGGAACGCAACCGCGGGGCGGCCTTTACGCGCCTGCTCAAAAGCTGGGAGCCAGACTGTCCGGCAGAGTGGCAGACGCTGTTTATGCAAAGCCAGCTCAGCGGCATGGCGTGGCTCGGAGTACGCTGGGGCATTAGCGCCCATGAGCTGGCCCTGAGCCTGGGCTACAGCTGGATTGAGAGCGCGGTCATGGCGGGCGTCAAGCTGGTGCCGTTCGGGCAACAGGCGGCGCAGCAGCTGATTATCGACCTGAGCGACCACTTTGCCGCCGGGCTTGAACCGGCATTTTTGCGTGGCGACGACGCGCTGGGTGCGGCAACGCCGCTGTCGGCCATCGCCTCTGCGCGCCACGAAACACAATATTCACGATTATTCCGTTCCTGA
- a CDS encoding urease subunit beta, with product MIPGEYQIQSGNITINVGRDTQNVIVENHGDRPIQVGSHYHFYEINPALKFDREATKGYRLNIPAGTAVRFEPGQKREVTLVQVSGAQRIFGFRGEVMGEVKNG from the coding sequence ATGATCCCAGGCGAATACCAGATCCAATCCGGAAACATTACGATCAACGTTGGGCGAGACACGCAAAACGTGATCGTCGAAAACCATGGCGACAGACCGATCCAGGTGGGATCGCACTACCACTTTTATGAGATTAACCCGGCGCTGAAATTCGACCGGGAAGCCACCAAAGGCTATCGGCTGAATATTCCGGCAGGCACCGCCGTGCGTTTCGAACCCGGACAGAAGCGCGAGGTGACGCTGGTTCAGGTCAGCGGCGCGCAGCGTATTTTCGGCTTTCGCGGCGAGGTGATGGGAGAGGTGAAAAATGGCTGA
- a CDS encoding HupE/UreJ family protein, producing MRTFLPLLLLAFSLPALAHPGHGTDSFQAGFFHPLTGLDHLLMLTGAGVLSALSGRKLLLPLATLGMMLAGAVAGSLLGGFSGMEMLIIASLAVCGAMMFKTENRLLLAVPALAMFHGWAHGVEMSGHNFWLFTSGFMFASATVLCASFAAGLLLRRHDGLRKTFGGGLIVSALLALMS from the coding sequence ATGCGTACGTTTTTACCTCTGTTACTGCTGGCCTTTTCTCTTCCTGCCCTGGCGCATCCCGGACACGGCACAGACAGCTTTCAGGCCGGTTTTTTCCATCCGCTGACGGGTCTTGATCATCTGCTGATGCTAACCGGTGCGGGCGTACTTTCGGCCCTGAGCGGGCGCAAGCTACTGCTGCCTCTCGCCACTCTCGGCATGATGCTGGCCGGGGCCGTTGCAGGCAGCCTGCTTGGCGGCTTTAGCGGCATGGAAATGCTGATTATCGCCTCGCTGGCGGTCTGCGGCGCGATGATGTTTAAAACCGAAAATCGCCTGCTGTTGGCCGTGCCGGCGCTGGCAATGTTCCACGGCTGGGCGCACGGGGTAGAGATGTCTGGCCACAACTTCTGGCTCTTCACCAGCGGCTTTATGTTTGCAAGTGCCACGGTGCTGTGCGCCAGCTTCGCCGCCGGGTTACTGCTGCGCCGTCACGACGGGTTGCGTAAAACCTTTGGTGGCGGGCTGATTGTCTCTGCGCTGCTGGCGCTGATGAGCTGA
- the rpoD gene encoding RNA polymerase sigma factor RpoD: MEQNPQSQLKLLVQRGKEQGYLTYAEVNDHLPEDIVDSDQIEDIIQMINDMGIQVMEEAPDADDLLLAETSNNTDEDAEEAAAQVLSSVESEIGRTTDPVRMYMREMGTVELLTREGEIDIAKRIEDGINQVQCSVAEYPEAITYLLEQYDRVEAEEARLSDLITGFVDPNAEEDMAPTATHVGSELSQEEMDDDEDEDEEDADDDTADDDNSIDPELAREKFAELRTQYEVTRDTIKAKGRSHAAAQEEILKLSEVFKQFRLVPKQFDYLVNSMRVMMDRVRTQERIIMKLCVEQCKMPKKNFITLFTGNETSETWFNAAIAMNKPWSEKLHDVKEDVFRGLQKLHQIEEETGLTIEQVKDINRRMSIGEAKARRAKKEMVEANLRLVISIAKKYTNRGLQFLDLIQEGNIGLMKAVDKFEYRRGYKFSTYATWWIRQAITRSIADQARTIRIPVHMIETINKLNRISRQMLQEMGREPTPEELAERMLMPEDKIRKVLKIAKEPISMETPIGDDEDSHLGDFIEDTTLELPLDSATTESLRAATHDVLAGLTAREAKVLRMRFGIDMNTDHTLEEVGKQFDVTRERIRQIEAKALRKLRHPSRSEVLRSFLDD; the protein is encoded by the coding sequence ATGGAGCAAAACCCGCAGTCACAGCTGAAACTTCTTGTCCAACGCGGTAAGGAGCAAGGCTATCTGACCTATGCCGAGGTCAATGACCATCTGCCGGAAGATATCGTCGATTCAGATCAAATCGAAGACATCATCCAAATGATCAATGACATGGGTATTCAGGTGATGGAAGAAGCACCTGATGCCGATGATCTGTTGCTGGCTGAAACCTCCAACAACACTGACGAAGATGCGGAAGAAGCTGCTGCACAGGTCCTGTCCAGCGTGGAATCTGAAATCGGGCGTACCACTGACCCGGTCCGCATGTACATGCGCGAAATGGGTACCGTTGAACTGTTGACCCGCGAAGGCGAAATTGACATCGCGAAACGCATCGAAGACGGGATCAACCAGGTTCAGTGCTCTGTTGCCGAATACCCGGAAGCGATCACCTATCTGCTGGAGCAGTACGATCGTGTTGAAGCGGAAGAAGCGCGCCTGTCTGACCTGATCACCGGTTTTGTCGACCCGAACGCTGAAGAAGATATGGCACCGACCGCCACTCACGTGGGTTCTGAACTGTCTCAGGAAGAGATGGATGATGACGAAGACGAAGATGAGGAAGATGCCGACGACGATACCGCCGATGATGACAACAGCATCGACCCGGAACTGGCGCGCGAGAAGTTTGCCGAGCTGCGTACCCAGTACGAAGTCACGCGTGACACCATCAAAGCAAAAGGTCGCAGCCACGCAGCCGCACAGGAAGAGATCCTGAAACTGTCTGAAGTCTTCAAACAGTTCCGTCTGGTGCCTAAACAGTTCGACTACCTGGTTAACAGCATGCGCGTGATGATGGATCGCGTACGTACCCAGGAACGCATCATCATGAAACTGTGCGTTGAGCAGTGCAAAATGCCGAAGAAGAACTTCATCACCCTCTTCACCGGCAACGAAACCAGCGAAACCTGGTTCAATGCGGCTATCGCGATGAACAAGCCGTGGTCTGAAAAACTGCATGACGTGAAAGAAGACGTGTTCCGCGGCCTGCAGAAACTGCATCAGATTGAAGAAGAGACCGGCCTGACCATTGAGCAGGTTAAAGACATCAACCGTCGTATGTCCATCGGTGAAGCGAAAGCCCGCCGTGCGAAGAAAGAGATGGTTGAAGCGAACCTGCGTCTGGTTATCTCTATCGCCAAGAAGTACACCAACCGTGGCCTGCAGTTCCTGGATCTGATTCAGGAAGGCAACATCGGTCTGATGAAAGCGGTTGATAAGTTTGAATACCGTCGTGGTTATAAGTTCTCCACCTATGCTACCTGGTGGATCCGTCAGGCTATCACCCGCTCTATCGCGGATCAGGCGCGCACCATCCGTATTCCGGTGCATATGATTGAGACCATCAACAAGCTCAACCGTATCTCCCGCCAGATGCTGCAGGAGATGGGCCGCGAGCCAACGCCAGAAGAGCTGGCTGAGCGCATGCTGATGCCGGAAGACAAGATCCGTAAAGTGCTGAAGATCGCCAAAGAGCCAATCTCCATGGAAACACCAATCGGTGATGATGAAGATTCGCATCTGGGTGATTTCATCGAGGATACCACCCTCGAGCTGCCGCTGGACTCTGCGACGACCGAGAGCCTGCGTGCTGCAACACACGACGTTCTGGCTGGCCTGACCGCCCGTGAAGCAAAAGTGCTGCGTATGCGTTTCGGTATCGATATGAACACCGACCATACTCTGGAAGAAGTGGGTAAACAGTTCGACGTTACCCGCGAACGTATCCGTCAGATCGAAGCGAAGGCGCTGCGTAAACTGCGCCATCCAAGCCGCTCTGAAGTACTGCGTAGCTTCCTGGACGATTAA